In Candidatus Nitronauta litoralis, one DNA window encodes the following:
- the gatA gene encoding Asp-tRNA(Asn)/Glu-tRNA(Gln) amidotransferase subunit GatA, whose amino-acid sequence MYRNTITQAREKLKKKEISSVKLTEAFFERIKSVDSNVGAYLHLTQDQALEQAKEADRKIKAGEDAPLLGIPLAIKDLICMQGVKTTCASRILENFVAPYDATVIKKLKEAGAVFLGKVNMDEFAMGSSNENSAFHMARNPWDFDCVAGGSSGGSAAAVAAQECLAALGSDTGGSIRQPASFCGITGLKPTYGRVSRFGLVAFASSLDQIGPMTRTVEDAALLLKVISGHDPMDSTSADVDVPDFVAGLDRDLKGLKVGIPKEYFAEGLDSEVEEAVRRGIEQLQALGMETVDVSLPHTEHAVATYYILACAEASTNLSRYDGVRFGTRSRESDSLYNMYTNTREEGFGEEVKRRILLGTFVLSSGYYDAYYLKGQKVRTLIKQDFERAFETCDVVAGPVSPVPAFKIGEKMEDPLQMYLSDIYTISANLAGIPGLSIPCGLTSGKLPIGLQLLGKKFDESTLLAIGHGFQQSTDHHISYPEL is encoded by the coding sequence ATGTACCGAAACACCATCACCCAGGCCCGGGAAAAACTAAAGAAAAAAGAAATCTCCTCTGTCAAATTGACTGAAGCGTTTTTCGAACGCATAAAATCGGTCGATTCCAATGTGGGTGCCTACCTGCATTTGACACAGGATCAGGCTTTGGAGCAGGCAAAAGAAGCCGACCGGAAAATAAAAGCTGGTGAGGATGCGCCTTTGCTGGGAATCCCACTGGCAATCAAAGACCTCATCTGTATGCAAGGGGTCAAGACGACCTGCGCTTCCCGGATCCTTGAAAACTTTGTAGCTCCCTATGACGCCACCGTAATAAAGAAGCTGAAAGAGGCAGGAGCCGTCTTTCTTGGCAAAGTCAATATGGATGAGTTTGCGATGGGGTCGTCCAACGAAAACTCGGCTTTTCATATGGCACGCAATCCCTGGGACTTTGACTGCGTTGCTGGCGGGTCCAGTGGTGGGTCGGCTGCTGCTGTGGCAGCTCAGGAATGCCTTGCTGCTCTTGGTTCGGATACCGGAGGGTCTATTCGTCAACCCGCCTCCTTTTGCGGGATCACGGGTTTGAAGCCGACCTATGGCCGGGTGTCACGTTTCGGGCTCGTTGCCTTTGCCTCATCCCTGGACCAGATTGGGCCCATGACCCGAACGGTTGAGGATGCGGCCTTGCTCCTCAAAGTCATCAGCGGTCACGACCCAATGGATTCCACTAGTGCCGACGTTGATGTACCGGACTTTGTTGCTGGACTTGATCGGGACCTCAAAGGTTTAAAAGTAGGGATTCCAAAAGAATATTTTGCTGAAGGCCTGGATTCTGAGGTCGAAGAGGCGGTCCGCAGAGGTATCGAACAACTGCAGGCACTTGGGATGGAAACGGTCGATGTTTCATTACCCCACACGGAGCATGCCGTAGCGACCTATTATATTCTGGCTTGTGCTGAAGCGAGCACCAACCTTTCGCGCTACGATGGAGTCCGGTTTGGAACCCGATCCCGGGAATCCGATTCTCTGTACAATATGTACACAAATACCCGTGAAGAAGGATTTGGTGAAGAGGTCAAGAGGAGAATTCTTCTGGGTACCTTTGTGCTCAGTTCCGGGTATTATGATGCATATTATCTTAAAGGGCAGAAAGTGCGCACACTGATCAAGCAGGATTTTGAACGGGCGTTTGAAACCTGTGATGTGGTAGCAGGCCCCGTCTCCCCGGTTCCAGCATTCAAAATCGGGGAAAAAATGGAAGATCCTTTGCAGATGTACCTTTCAGATATTTATACGATTTCCGCAAACCTTGCTGGAATTCCGGGGTTGTCGATACCCTGCGGTCTAACTTCCGGGAAACTGCCTATCGGATTGCAACTTTTGGGTAAAAAATTTGACGAATCCACTCTCCTGGCCATTGGTCACGGATTCCAGCAGTCTACAGACCACCATATCTCTTATCCTGAATTGTAA
- the gatC gene encoding Asp-tRNA(Asn)/Glu-tRNA(Gln) amidotransferase subunit GatC has translation MSASGFDVQTVARLARLELSLEEEDRLGRQFEQILAHIDQLNTLDTSDVEPTSHAIPLQNVFREDKVEIRFPDEDYLSLSPAKHKGHYEVPQIIG, from the coding sequence ATGAGTGCCTCAGGATTTGATGTGCAGACAGTTGCCCGTCTGGCTCGGCTTGAATTGAGCCTGGAGGAAGAAGACCGTCTCGGTCGGCAATTCGAACAGATTCTGGCCCACATCGATCAGCTCAATACTCTGGACACTTCAGATGTTGAGCCAACTTCTCACGCAATTCCCCTCCAAAATGTGTTTCGGGAGGATAAGGTCGAAATCCGGTTTCCAGATGAAGATTACCTTTCACTATCTCCAGCGAAACACAAGGGACATTACGAAGTTCCGCAGATCATAGGCTGA